The Oreochromis aureus strain Israel breed Guangdong linkage group 7, ZZ_aureus, whole genome shotgun sequence region gaaaaaagtaattaaaaggCTAATGggcatttcttttctttggcAACTGAAAATCAAAGTCATGCCAGGCTAATTGCTGAAATATAAAGCACTGCGCACTGCAAAGCTGTCCTGTGACCAGTAAGGGTTGTGCAGTGAATAGTGTTTTAGAAGCACAGAATAATTCTGTAGAAACCAACCGACACATCTGACATAAGCTAGATAAAGCAGACAAGGTACAGTAAGCAGAATAAGACAAAGTTTAAGTCCAAATTCAGAGATCAGGGAGGGAAAAGTGAGAGTCAGAGGGAGCGAGCAGGAGTCTGGCTGAGGAGGAGGGAggctgagaaagaaaaagaggaaagcaGAGAGGCAGGCTTTGCCTTTTCTGGTAGTTGTAGTCACTGCAAAGACAAGCAGGAATTCTTTTTGCGCTGCAGAAGGACTGAGATATAAACCAGACTGGGAGCTGATATATGACAGGAGAGGAGTCTCTGTTGTCCATGGACTAAACTTTCGCTATTGCTAAGGTATTGTAAACTAGCAGGCACAGaagtttttattgattttttcatatgttaaaaaaaagctgcCTTGGGTGGGCCCTTTGTTATATTGCAATGTGTGTCTGTAAATCTGGACCCTACAAGCTGCAAAATTACCACAGTGATGAAATGGCTTTTTTTTGcatgtgcattaaaaaataaatgtccatTTCATTTAACTTAGGATACTCATGCTGACATTATATTTATGTCTTCTAGTGAGAAAGCGAGGAGAACCTTTTGGCCACCATGGATGACGACTTTGACCGCCGCATGGAgctgaggaggcagaggagagaGCAGATGCGCCTTGAAGCCGAAAAGTGAGTAATCCTGTAAAACCTGTGCAAaacaacacatgcacacacacataaaagacGCAGTCCTGAGCATGCAGACTTAAAATTAGAAGTGAAACTCACAAAAAAAGGGTGAATGCACTGTGAATATCAGAACATCCTACACCACATCATCTTAAATTAAAGCCTCATTAGCTTTGTTACCATGTAAAGCATTTGTGTCGGCTGACAAAACAAACCGGATAGATTTTATATTTGATTAGCTGGGCCTagtcaccccccaccccaccccgaaacacacacacacacacacacacacacacacacacacacacacacttttttttagtttttaaacagcAGCTGTTTCCCAGTCCCATCTGTGGTGACACCTTTAAACCCTTGGGTGCAATGAACCATTCTGAAAACATTAAACAAGATGTTCCTCTTCTGATCTTTCTTCTGTGCCCTCCGATGATTGGTTCGTCTCATGGACACATGCTCAGTGAGCGGGCCTTTCTATATATGCATACTATATGTTGTTTGATGTATGGAAGAATGCAACGTGGAGTTTTTTGTCTCCACACGGAGCAGAAGGAAGAGCCGATAGTGGCCCAATGATCTCCACACTATCCTGAGCTCATTAAGGGGACCGTcgtctgtgctgctgtttgggTTTACCTTTCATTCTCTGTTGTTTCATTCAGTCTCTTTCATGTGCTCAGTAAATTAAACAATAGTGTTTAAAAGATGGTGCTGATATCCACCCCAGTGGTGTAAAGTAGAAGGTTTGTACTTGCTGTGACCTCAGGTGGAGTAGAAACAAAGTGAGAGCTGCTGACACTTAAAGATGTCAGAAGTGTTTAATCACAGAGCTAATTAAACTGATGATCAAACACTGCGGTCACTGCATTTTACTCTCTGAATGGATTTGAACAGATTATGATCACTTTAATCCTTTATGTGATCATATAATCAAGATGTCCAAACATAGCTCAGcatgttgtgttttttccagtGGGCTGCTGTCATATCAGATGTGCCATCAGTGCCCAAGCAACGAAGAGCATTCCTTGCAATTTTCTCACAGCCGGCCATGCCAAACTAGCCTGCCCTTCCTTTTATGCCTTCCAGTTCCTCTCCAAACGCTGCCGACACTGGAATGTTTTGACTGTCATTTTTATTCCAGTGCATAATAGCCTGCTCCGAGGGCTTCAGACTTACACTGCTTGAGCGGAGCTTTTTAGTCTCTTCCCTTCATTTCACTCAGCACCTCTGTTAGCCAAGTAGCTCCCATCATATTTCCCTTCATTTATTATGTTTCGTGTCCCCCGGGCTGGTTGTCTGGAAATGTAACTGTGACATTTTGATAGCACTCAGTCAGGAATCTTCAAGCTTTGGGTGGGGTTCTCTCTAATTGGACTGCTTCCTCACTGATTTCTCTGGGTGATCCGTGCCATTTGGAGAAACCTTTTGCCTGTGGATTTATTGGATTTCCGCCTCATTTGGGtctttgttgctgttttaaagACAGAAAGGATTCTTGTGGTTGCCTTCCACCTCTCACAACATCTGTAAAAGATTGTCTCGCAGATTCAGGAAGAGCAGAGGGAAATAATACCAGTGTGCTATCAATGGAGCATTTCAAGCTTCCTCTCTGCCTCATAAAGCCTGGTAATACTTAAAAAGATACTCCCAGGCATGCTGAAAAATTAACTGTGGAAGCATTCAAAGCTGGATGAAAGTCACTGACAGGAGATATGGGGTTGATGGAGAGGAAAGGCATTGTTCTGCATCCCTGTTCTGTtgctttttctccctttttcatATATTACACGTTGTAATAATAACATGTGTGTTTATAATTATTTCTTATAGACTATTTTCCTCTCAGTTGTGGTATCTCAAATCGTCATCATGTCTTTTGAAATCAGCTTTAGATGGTATGGCTTTAGCTTCTCATGTGGTCAACATAAAAATGTGACatatcacatttttcttttggtggaaattgtgtttttgatttatgtaaagtttattttatttttatcaggaAACACACTTGTTTTGTCACTTTAGGTttcttaaaaacattaaataaaatgtgtttgggAAACTCCACTCTACACTAAAGCCTTACATAACATGTCATAGTGTGTCACAAGTAAAGTAGGCAGAACCACGAGGTCCATGGAGCTCAAAGCATTTgcagttaggtccataatttGTTTTAATCTGTTCCTCTATACAGCGCCAAAGTGAATTTACAGGCAGCTTTTAATACTAATACAAATACTAGAAGAAGAAAGTACCATTGGGAAGGATCCAGCGTTCTCACGTAGGCAAACGTGTAGTAAATGGGCAGAATCCATGGATCAAGGTATGAGAAGTGTAAAGGGGTGGATGGAAAATGCAGAACCGACTATTTAGACTGACAGTGCCAGGACAGGagggaaaaagacaaagacaggaagttaaacTAACAGGCATACACGGGCAAAGTGATAGGCAAAAAAAACATGGGCCGAAACTATATCACAAACTCAAACCATGGCATTTACAGATTCAATAAAGGACTAGATGCTACAATCtctgataatgcattgcttcaAATGAAGAAAGTCTTGAGGGATGGCTATTATGAAGAAAGGCAGCCCGAAAGCTTTACCAGTGGGACACATCGTCAGTTGTGGCTTAACTTCACAGGGTGTTTCGGCCTTTTATCACAAATTATAccaattttattttctgtttcttttaacttccttggttaggtttagggattagaaATCTGATCTAGAGTAAAATTTTTAAAGACAGATcatcagtagtggaccttggattcattgGGTGTTttggccattatcactagacagTGATATTATAGCAGAAAAGTTGCCATTAAGCCAAAGTagcttgttttcatgttttcacgTGTTTTCAAGGTTTAACCCCAAAAACTAAAATGCATTTTAACAAACACTGTAATTCTGTACATGTGCTCTCTCAGGGTAGGTAACaccaatgatgatgatgaggaagagGCTCGGGAGCGAAGGAGGCGCGcaagggaggagagaaagaagaTGAAAGACTCAGAGGAATCTGGTACGACTGAGGTGATCGATACTAACAGGTAAGATGTGTAGACATCATCTAGAATGAGGTTAAATAAGAAACTTCCCATCAGGGATTTTCTTAatgaaaaaacttttttttgacGTATGAAAAATTAATTTACACACAAGTTGAATTGTTGTGTATAAAAGCAGCACATTTTATTACCTTGGCCTATTGCACAAATTAACTGtgtcacaaaacaaaaaatagtgttttttcatttaattttattaaaatgcttttttgttCCTACGTAAGcgtcactgagagagagagagagagaaagaaaaacgcAGCAGCTCTACAGCCTATTTAAATGTTTGGTATTGATAAAGCCCTCCAGCCTTAATATTTGGAAAGCTCCAGCGGTTGTGAGGTTCTTGGATTGATGTTTTCGCTGGTTAGCCACAGGAGAAAAGTCCACTCAGAAAGACTTGTGGGTTCATCACACTTGATCAGACCAAAACATTTGATAGCAGCCAAGATTTTGAGGTTCGACTTTGATTGAATTTAAtctttggtgttttgtttttgttctttaattTTTCAGCGTGACAGAGACAGAGTCCTCCACGGCCGGAAACGAAGGGGCAGATGATGACCAAGCTTTGCTGGAGCGCCTCGCCAGAAGGGAGGAACGCAGGCAAAAGAGAATGAAGGAGGCCATGGAGAGACAGAAGGAGCTCGATCCCACAATTGGCACCACCAATGGCACAGACGTCACACTGGAAGAGCAGACTTCCATCAGTAGCAGCAGGCAACAAAatacagaggaggaggaggaggagaagaaggaggaggaattTGCCCAGGAGGAGGTGACAAGTACTGATACTAACTCTTggaggaaagaggaagaagacacAAAGGAGGATGAGAAGGTCAGATGtgtttcagcttttttgtttgttttataaattaTAATGTATTTACTGGGGAAAAAAGTttttatattgtgatttttttattgattaattgatttatttttggtgTGATTGTCAGGAATCTGTTGAAGAATCAAGAACacaaacaacaggaaatgaGGTAGAGTTTTATGTCTTTTTACCTCTTTTAGACTTGTTAATCCAACTCCATAAAACTGACGGGAAgtaaatttaatttgtttttgtaggAAGAGACTGAGGAGAAGGCTGCAGCAACAGAGGTGGACACTGAGGAGCCAAGTTTAGAAAAGAAAGATGCTGAAGATGAGCCTGCGCCTGGTGTTGacaatgaagaagaagaagaaaagaagaggcaagaagaagaagaagaagaagaagaaaggcatcaaaaagaaatggaagaaaagCAGAGGatagaagaggaagagagacaaaaaagggaaatggaggaaaaactcaagaaggaggaggaagaaaagacactaagggaggaggaggaaaggagaaaaatggaagaagaggaaaaacaacagaagGAAACTGAGGAGAGGCTTAAacaagaggaagaggaaaaacaaaaacaagagatggaggaacaaatgaataaagaagaggaggaaagacagaaaagagagCTTGAAgagagacaaaagaaagaagaggaagagaagcagAAAACAGAGGTGGAAGAGAGACTgagaaaggaggaagaggaaagacaaagaaaggagctggaggaaaaggagaagaaagaggaagaggaaaggcaaaaaaaggagctggaggaaaagaagaagaaagaggaagaggaaaaactgaaaagggaaatggaagaaaagaaaaagaaagcagaagagGACAAACGAAAGAAGGAAatggaagagaagaagaaaaaggaggaagaggagaaacaaaggaagaaagaagaggaggagagacgaAAAAGGGAAgtggaagagaagaagaaagtagaggaggaaaaaaggaaaaaggaggccgaagagaagaagaaaaaagaggaagaggataagcgcaaaaagagagagatggaagagaagaagaagaaagaggaggTATTGATGGGATTTGTGGGACTTTAATGTAACTATTTGCAAAGTAAAAAACACTCTTTATTTATGTGGGTTTgctcttgctttgctgtgtgaTGTGGTTTTGTGGTTTGGTCACAGATCACAGTGCAGTCACAGTGTTTTGCTGGAGGTGGTGATATCAAGGATGCTGCAGTGTCATAGATCTTTAGCTTACATCTGCTTTGCATTCACTACCAGTACGCCACTATTGTTTGATGGCCtttgtcttgtgtgtgtgtgtgtgtgtgtgtgtgtgtgtgtgtgtgtgtgtgtgtgtgtgtgtgtgtgtgtgtgtgtgtgtgtgtgtgtaacactggatgtttgctgatcttttctttctctcttatttTCACATCTTCGTGTGAAGGAGGAGAAGCCGAAGAGATTTGGGTTTAAGGACAAGGTAAAAATATACTAGTTGTCAATATTCAatatgtgtttctttttcttttatggaAGAAAAACGTTTCTTTTCCCGTCTTTTTTTGAAAGATTGAGCCAACCAAACAGAATGGAGCTGTCATTGAAAGTAAATTAAAGAAAACGGAAAAGACATCAAGGTAAATCTTGGCAAACTGCCTCCACAATGTAATGGGACCACTGCTTTTAGACACTCAATGATTTTGATCACTGTTAAGTCTAATCTGCATGTTTTAACATGTGAATTAAATAAACTGTGCGTGTTTGCGAGCAGGGACAATCCGCCCTCCACTAAAGCAGAAGACCTGGAGCGACAGGAGGCTGAGCGAAAACTGCAGGAGCTGAAGCGCCGACGAAACAATGCAGAAAGTGAGGAGTTTGAGAAGATGAAGCAGAAGCAGCAGGGTGCCGAGGCAGAACTGGAGGAGctgaagaggaagagagaggagaggaagaagatcctggaggaagaggagaggcaAAGGAAACAGGTGCTAGAGGAAAAGAAAGCCAAAGAGCAGGTGAGGATGTGTTATTTGACATTCAGGGGTTAACTATACCAATTTAACACCGCACATGGGTTTGGATATGTGCTATTTATCACATGTGTGGCTGCAgaaatgtgacagcaaaatgGGGCTTTtgtaacaggaggagagaaagaggaTGAAGGAGGAAATAGAGAAAAGGAGGGCGGAGGctgcagagaagaagaaacagatgGAGGAGGGGTCTACAAAACCCACCTTTACTATCAGTCCCAAAGGCTCCTCTAAGGTGAGTGTCTGAGAATTGGTTCGTACGGCTTAGAGTTGTCACACAAGGTTCACTGAGTTGAGTTTACCCACACAGTCTAGGTTGTATTTGCCCAGATCCTGCAAAGCCACCTAAACATATGGCCACTTATCCACAGTAGAAACAAAAAGTGTCTGTGTATCTTTTTAgagtaatttaaataaatgctttGTAAATGCCTTGAgcactataataataataaactttgaAATCATAACCAGATATCTGAAAACCCAGCTGAATAGAGAAAAATGCTTTTATTATAACTTGTGtgaataaactttttaaaatagtgACACTGTAATAGTACAGGCTGTAAAATATAGCTGTCCTGTATAAATAATTTATCTGTTTTTTATAAACTTTTATGTAATTGAAAGAAATTCCTTGAGTGTTTTTGTCACCATGAGGTTGGAAGGCAACCAGTGACTCAAGGACGTGTACTAAGCAAATAGCACACTGTTTCATTTTCAAATCTAGGTTTTGTACGGTCACATACTGTGTGATGATTTGGAGCGCTGCCTGGTTCATTTTGTTACTTGATGACAGAGCCAGCCAAGCTGTTTCCCCCTGTTTCCATGTTTTGTGCGAAGTGGAGCACAGATATTGTTCTTCTCCCTTTATGGTCAAACATTTTTTCCTGACTactgtttttgttcatttggcATTCCCTTATCAAgttctgtttttaattccgctgaTATTAGCTGCAtgctattgatttttttttaaaaatgacacctTGTGGTGCAACGCTGCCATAGCTTTTTTTGTAGAGTGTGTCTTTTGTTGTGTCCCCCACCCCACAGCACTGACTGGTCATGGCAGAtgactgcccctccctgagcctggttcttctgGAGGATTCCTTCCtttttaaagggagtttttccttcccactgtcgccaagtgcttgttcaCCTTTCAgtattggggttttctctgtatgattgtaggtttttaccttacaatataaagcactttgaggtgactgttcttctgatttggcgctatataaattgaattgaattgatctgCAGAATGTGATTTGTGGCTTTGAAACACTACTTAGTGTAAAAATCCACATTGTTTTGTGCAGATTGGGGAGAAGGCAGAATTCCTCAGTAAATCAGCCCAGAAAAGGTAAgccacaaaaatatttttttttttccagtacaagagaaaaaaataaataagtggtTGGTGGCTTTTACTAATGCCCAGTGCCTGGTTCATACATGCAGCACCACAGCCAGAGTGTCACACACTCCTATTGTCTCCAAGATTGGCAACAGAATGGAACAATACACTTCTGCCATCCAGGTGAGAGCTGATCTGTATGTTAAATATTAATCACCATCCTTAATAAAGGTAGCAGTAATAGTCATGTTTTATTTGATCATATATTCTTTTAAGTTGCAACCAATGCAACAATCTTAAAATGGTCCATTTGAAGTCAGAGTATGATGCATCAGCTACacaagaaatacatttttctggTGTAAATGGTTTAAATGGACCAAGTCTTGTATGGTTAAGTGTCATCGACTCATCTCTATTAATGGGTCAAACCAGGCTGAGAGGTGAAGTGTAGTGTTAGTTCAGGCAGATGACAAAGTCAAGCTCAACCCACGGTTCATAATGACTCACATTCAGCACATCCAGTAGACCTATTTCATATGAAATAGAAGGTAAACACAGGTATTATTAATCACACCAATTAAGACTCTCCACCTAAATACAATAGAATCTACACATATTTAATTAGCGATGCCtgtttatttactatttcaaaTCAAAATGCCTACCTGGAAATAGTTCTATTGTCAAATCTCATTCCAGCCACTATTTAAGCTGCTTATCCTGCTTACTtgtgctttgcaacccaccttcaGCCCAGCTCATCCTTTTCAAGTGTCTGAATTAATTAGCGTTTGTCTGTTGTAATTTTTTCCTCCTTTGCTTCATACCCTTTGGGATATCTTTGCTGGTGGTCTCCCTGTCCCAGGCCTTTGTTACCCACACTTCCATGTATGCACATAGATGGGTGGGTAGGTCCCGGAACAGAGCAATACTTCCAAATATAGGTTGTAGATGGAAATAGTAATTTTTTTAACTAATGTGAGTCTGACTAAAAtggtaatggaaaaaaaaagctggacaGTAAATATTTGTTAAGACCGAGGAGCCATCAAGATTTAAATTTagataagatttaaaaactTATCTAAATAAATGTAGCAGATAAAATGTTCAATGTTAGCCTGTGAATTCGAAATATACACACATGAAGTGTGTATATTTCGAATTAAATATGTGtagattaaattttttttttttaaagctgtattTTCTGCACTTGTTACTAAATAATTAAAAGTTACAGTTAGTTATATTTGTATTGCAACATAGACCTAATGTCAGAGCTCTGAAAAGTGCTGATCATTATTTTGAGGCTTTTTATCTCAGTAAATTATGGAATAAAACTGATAAGTTTAAATAAAGCACAGGTGTCTTAAAATTCTGCTTAAGTACATTAATGTTCTTGGGTAAATTTAAATCTACG contains the following coding sequences:
- the cald1b gene encoding caldesmon 1b encodes the protein MDDDFDRRMELRRQRREQMRLEAEKVGNTNDDDEEEARERRRRAREERKKMKDSEESGTTEVIDTNSVTETESSTAGNEGADDDQALLERLARREERRQKRMKEAMERQKELDPTIGTTNGTDVTLEEQTSISSSRQQNTEEEEEEKKEEEFAQEEVTSTDTNSWRKEEEDTKEDEKESVEESRTQTTGNEEETEEKAAATEVDTEEPSLEKKDAEDEPAPGVDNEEEEEKKRQEEEEEEEERHQKEMEEKQRIEEEERQKREMEEKLKKEEEEKTLREEEERRKMEEEEKQQKETEERLKQEEEEKQKQEMEEQMNKEEEERQKRELEERQKKEEEEKQKTEVEERLRKEEEERQRKELEEKEKKEEEERQKKELEEKKKKEEEEKEEEDKRKKREMEEKKKKEEEEKPKRFGFKDKIEPTKQNGAVIESKLKKTEKTSRDNPPSTKAEDLERQEAERKLQELKRRRNNAESEEFEKMKQKQQGAEAELEELKRKREERKKILEEEERQRKQVLEEKKAKEQEERKRMKEEIEKRRAEAAEKKKQMEEGSTKPTFTISPKGSSKIGEKAEFLSKSAQKSTTARVSHTPIVSKIGNRMEQYTSAIQGNKDVKSPKSPVADIPTGGTRSIKSMWEKGNVGSTSETPSPANKDVAGIKGSVTGRVNSWTGKPAEGEKTVAPAPAAAAPAPAAPAAAKPAPAAAAKPADVKPADVGNKRGMWEAKKGSTPGKVAVGGKFSR